CGAAGCTACTGCACTTGATTGGGTGATGTCGGGTGCGCGGGTTGCGCGGGCGTCCTGGCGGGGAATGCGGTGGCCCAGCGCTGATCAACCTGCGATTGTGATGGCGTGCCAGAAGACCTGACCATGCGCTCGCCGTTGCCGGACACGAAGTGGTCGGCCGGGTCGATCCGGATCACGAGCCGGACCGTCCGCGCCGATGAGATCTCGGCTCGCCTGGGGATCGCTCCAGACGAGCTGTTCGAGCAGGGGAGCCTGATGAGTCCCCGGAACCCGAGGAGCGCCCGGCGGGAGTCCAGTGTCTGGATCCGGTGGAGTGGTCTCGGAAACGACAGCGGGCTTGAGGAGCACGTCGCGGCGCTGGTCCGACTGGTCCGAGACTGTCGCGAGGAACTGACGCGTCTGTCCGTCGAGTGCGAGCTGGAGCTGTTCCTCGGCTGCGGTAGTGAGAACGGTCAGGGAGGGTGCGTCCTGCCGGCTCACCTGCTCGCCGAAGTCGGAGGGCTGGGCCTCGATGTCGTTCTCGATCTCTACCCGCCCACGCCAGACGCAGGCGCCTTGCGGGGATGACTGCCCCACCGCCGACGCTGGGTCGAGGGACTCGGCTGATCAGTCGAAGGTGAGGCCGATGCCGGTGAGGCAGCCGTCGACCAGGTCCGGATGGTACTGGATCTTCTTGAGTCGACGCTTGACGGCTCTGGTGATCTGTCCGAGGTCGGCGGCGGCGAGGTTGCCGATGTCGCGCTTGACCAGGGACCAGATGCCCTCCTGCGGGTTGAGGTCCGGGGCGTAGGTGGGTAGCTGGAACACGGTGAGCCACTCGGCGTTCGCGTCGATGAACTTGCGTATTCCGGCGGTCAGGTGGAGGCGGACGTTGTCCCAGACCAGGACGATCGGGCCGCCGAGCTGGGTTCGGGCGCGGGTGATCAGGTCGCGGAAGTCCCGCCATCCGAAGCCCTTCGGCTCGTCCTTGCGGCCGCGGTACTCGCGGAACGCGTAGATCAGCCGGGACCGCTGGCCCGGCTTGTAGCAGGTCATGCCCGCCATCGACACTCGTCCGGAGCCACGGCCACGTACTCGAACGACGGGGGTCTGGCCGATCCGGCCCCAGGTCCTGGCTCGCGGCGGAGTCATCGACTGCCCGGCCTCGTCCTCGAAGACCACCCAGGCGCCGCGTTCCGCCGCAATGCTCTTACCCGCGGCCAGGTCTCCGTCTTCCACATCTCGACCGCCTCGTCGTCGCGCTCGATGGCTCGCCGCGCGGGCTGCTGCCACGACCAGCCGTGCCGCCTCAGCAGCTGCCACGTGCCCTCGACCGTGTACGACACGTGGAACAGCCGGCCGATCAGCGTCTTGATCCGGGCGAGCGTCCACCGTTGGTCGGCCCAGCCGTGGGCGAGCGGGCCGCGCTCCAACTCCCGCTCCAGTCTGGCGATCTGGGTGTCGCTGAGCCGGGGCCGCCCCGGAGATCCCTTCGACAGCACCCCGGCCTCGCCCTGCTCGCGCCAAGCCCGTCGCCACCGTTCCACCGACCGCTCGCTCACCCGTAGCGCGGCGGCGATGTCCCCGTTCTTGTGCCCGTCCTCGAAGCGGTCGACGGCCTGGAGCCGTAACAGTTCCCTCCGGACCCTCTCAGCGTCGGTCAGCCCGCCGCCTTGCGCATACCTCACGCCCCTGGCCTACCGAACCCAACCAGCCACTGTCAGGCGAACGGCCCCGACATCACCCAATCAAGTTCTGTAGCGGGTCGGCCTCCTCGGCTGCCGCGGCGTCGGCGGTTGGCCCGCTGGTCCTTCGGTTCCGGGATGGTGTGTTTGATCTGCCGTCTGCGCAGGTACCGGCGGTTGCGGCGAGAGCTGTACGCCTTATCGCCGCCCAGGTGGTCGGGGCGGGTGCGCGGATGGCCACCGCCGGGGCGCGTGACCCGGATCCGTTCGAGGACGGGCACCAGCTGCGGGCTGTCGCCCCACTGGCCCGGCGTGATCAGGAAGGCCAGTGGACGGCGGCCGCCCTCCCCGGCAAGGTGGATCTTGGAGGTCAGACCGCCACGGGACCGGCCGAATCCTTCGTCGGGGCGGTGCTGCCGGGGCGTTGATCTCCGTTTCGGGATACGGGGTGTTCTGTGCGGTGCACCGGCAGCGTGCTGGTGGGCCCGGCACGAGGTGGAGTCCACGCTCACCATGCTCCAGTCGATGCGCCCCTGCGAGTCGGCCTCGGCCTGGACGGCCTGGAGGATCCTTTCCCAGGTGCCATCCGCCGACCACCGGCGGTGGCGCTCGTACACGGTTTTCCAGCTCCCGAACCGCTCCGGCAGGTCTCGCCACGGGACACCCGTGCGGACCCGGAACAGGATCCCCTTGATCACCGTCCGGTGATCAATCCAACGTCCACCCCGGCGCCCGGTCTTCGGCAGATGTGGGGCAAGTTGCACCCACTCGTCGTTCGTAAGATCGCCCCACCCCACGACCAACACAATGGTCCACGCGAGGTGATCACATGATCCGCCGGACAGAACCTAGAACCCAGACCATGGCCCCGACCACGGTCCGGCCGTGCCGCGGCCAGCCCCGATCACGACGGCTGGTCAGCTGTGACTGAGCGCGCTGCCTGGCCATTCCGGCGTTGCAGTTGGCCACACACCCGAACTGGGCCATCAGGTCTGCGTGATCGTTATGCTCGGGCCGTCCGGACAAGGACTGCCACAGCGGCGAATCTTCAGTGAATCGAGCCACCAACAGGTCCGGATGGCTTCAGACTAGGTCCCATGTCTGCGCTGTGGACCTTGCTTGCCGCCCCCGCCGGGGCCGTCGCGACAACGCTGATCGGAGTCTTTGCGGGAAGTGCGGTCAGCAGGAGGACGCAGGACAGACATTGGGGCCGGGAGCAGTTGGCGGCAGCGTGCGCACGCGTACTTCGCGAATCATCAGGGTTGCTCGTGAGCCTCAGCGAGGCAGAGTTGGCTCGCCCCAGCTCCCTCCCTCAAGGCGTCGTCCACCGGACCACCATTGACTGGCGGCCGTGGAATGAGGCGCTGAGCATGGTGAACCTTGTCGCTGACAGGGACATCGCGGAAGCCGCTCACGTCCTTGACGAGCAGATATGGCGTCTTCACACCAAGGTCAAACGCGGCCTGACCCCCGAGGAGAACTGGTTCATTCTGCGTTCACGCGTGGAGTTGGCACAGAACAGCTTCATCGTCACCGCGCGCCGCCGACTCTCGCCCGCCGGAGGCTCACTTCAGCGTTTCTCCGGGCGGCCTGCTCCAGATGACCCGATCTGGACCGCATGAGCTGTTTCAGCCAGAGCGCAGCGGGTCGGCTGGTGCGCGGAGTGGCCAACTGGGGAACAGGCATGGCTCTTGCTCGCCCCGAGCCCACCTGCGAAGATCACCGCATGATCAAGCGAAAGGACAGCCGGGTCCTCGTCCGGTGAGCCGCCCTCAGTCATGGGACCTCGGCGGCACCCTCAGTGGTCAGCCCTCCCTCTACAGCCATGCCCAGGCAGTTGAGCGTCAGCCGTCGGAGCAGCCACGGCACCATGAGCTCCCTCAGAAGACCCCCCAGCCAAGCCGCCGCGCCAACCGATCGAAGAACGCTGCGGCACGGATCGCCGCCGCTGCCACACGTCTGACCAGTTCTGTTCCCGATCGCTCGGTAGTGTCCAACCTGGACAGGCAGCTTCGGCGCATCGTGTGGCGCGACCATGCGCGAACCCTCGAGACAACTCTCCAAGAGAGATCCCTCCCCTCAGACCGCGTGCGCCAGTTGGGTCGGTGGTTCACCATGCGCGGTGAGCACCCCAATGCAGTCCAGTTCGGGATGCTGCTGCTGGGCATGGCCGGGACCGACCACGACAGTGAAATCTTGAAGACCCTGGGCACCTTCTGGGACTTCTCGGCTGAGGCCTGTGAAGCCCTGCTACGCTCCCAGGCCGACCCCTACCGGGCTCTCTTCGAACTGGCCCAGCAGGCGGAAGGCTGGGCTCGCGTCGATGCCGTCGGCCGCCTCGAAGGAGCGTCCGATCCCGAGATCAGGAACTGGTTGATCCGTGAGTCGTACACAGGCGACGTACTGGACAGCTACTTCGCGTTGACCGCCGCGAAAGTCGGTGATCTCGCTGATGTCCTGTCCAGAGAATCATTGGACGAGGTAACTCTGGACGGCGCGGGGAGGCTCCTCGAAGCGCTCACCGACGTCGATGGACCGGGGCCGGCGTTGGGGTCGTATGACGACGCAGTACGCGCGCTGACAGGTTATCTGGGTCACGCCACAGCAAGAGGCATCACGCTGCGGCAGCTTTGGAGCCTCTTGTCGATCAACCGATTCCTCAATGACCCGCACGCGAGCGCAAAATGCCGGGAACATCACGAGTGGCGGCACGTTCGGCACCAATTCACGAAATTGGTTGGAGATCCGGCATCCCGGAAAGTCGTACTCTCCGGCCTAACTGACGAGGAGCCGACCACTCTCCGTCTTGCGGCATGGGCGGCAAGACTGATGAACATCCCCGCCCGCCCGGCGCTGCTGCGGAGGGTGGAGTCACAACCTCACGACAGCACCATCTGGTTCCTGCTCATCGACGACTGTCCGAGCGAGGACATCTCGGCGGTCCTCGAGGCCGCAGAACGCCTCCTGCCTTTCCACGGCCTGCGAACCGGTCCGACAACTGAACTGGGCCTCGGGACGGAGTATGAGGTCGATGGGATCCTCGACATCATCGTGAGTCGACTGGACGACCACCCCGGCCACGGATGGCAATTGATAGAAACTGCCCTCAACAATCGAACGAGTAGGAACCGTCGTATGGCGCTCCGGGCACTCAAGGGCTGGCCAACCGAGATCCTCCCTCCTACGGCACGCCAGATCCTCCTTGCGGCTGCAGCAAGAGAGCCCGTTCCCGAGCTCCGGTCAGAAATTACACAACAAGCCCGACGCCTATGAATCTGTGACACCGACCAAGAGCAGAATGTCGTGAGGCGGGGAGACTTCACGAGAGACATTCCCCGCCTCTCGGCGCAAGCGGCGACCCTTCGGGCGCCAAGAATACTGGCGCGCGGCACTTTTCCCACAGCTGTCGTGTTCCTGAGCAAGCAGGTCCACCAGACCCCTGCTGCATAGCCCTGGGCAGTGCGAATTCCCTGGCCAAGTCAGGTGCCCGTACGGGATGCTGCACGCGTGATCGAGCGAGAAGCCGCCGTTCAGTTTGTCGAAGAACAGCTGGAGCGCGACTATCAAAGTTGGCGAGCTACGGGTGTGGACGCGATGCGCATGGCTGTGGTCCATGTCGGGCAGCACGAGCTGGTATGGATCATCTCGTGGCAGTCCGAGGAGTTCGTACGCACTCGGAACTCCGAGTTCATGCTGGCCGGCAACGGGCCGTACCTGGTCGACCGCATCGATGGGGGACTACACCAGATCGGCGTGGTCTCCGCGGTAACCGGGGAGTGGGAGGCCGACTATCGAGCCCGGATACGTGGGTTGCCGGTGCGCACCGCAGTGGACGATCTACACGATGCGCTACGTGGAGTCGCCGCTACACGCGGACGGATGCACGCTGTGCGGATACTGCGCCAGAGACTGCCCATGCTCTCGCCTGCGGAGGCCATCGAGTACGTGAGCGCATTGCTGGACGGTGATGCACCCGCGCGCCTCGTGGCCGTCGCCACCAAGGAACTCGTCGAGCCTCTCAACCCGGTACTTGCGGTGAAGACCATTCTGAGTGGAGCGGTGATCCGAACCAGTCAGAGACCCGACGGATGAATGGAAAGCCAGTCGGCATGCCGATCGCGCACCTGGTCCCGTTCCTCGGACGTGGTGAGGAAGACGTCTGCACCACCGTCGTAGGGGTGGTGGATGCGCTGCATCCGGGTGTCGGTGACGAGGACTCCCGCCACCTTGTCGTCGGCGATGTCTCGGAGCAACTCGTCGATGCAGCCGCGCCGCCAGGGCCGGCGGGCGGCGAAGAGGTGGCAGTACGTGCGGAACCCAGAGTCAGGATCGTCCTCCACCAGCAGACTCTGCCAATACCCCGCGGCGGGTTGGACTGACGGAACCTCGGCTTCGGTCGTCCAGAGCGGAGTGATCACGTACACGTCCGCAGCAGCGAACAACTCATCGAGGACGGTGTTGTAACGCTCCAGGACAACGGCGTACTCGCTCTCGTCCTCCGCGTACCGCTTCGACTCCGGCAGGCTGTGAAAACGTACCCAGACACCCCGATACGGGTCACGGAGCTTGTACCCAACCGGAGGGCAACTGGGCCAACGCTGCTGCCACAGCTCCGTCAAAGCCGTTTGTCCGCCTCCAGACACTCGCTGCACCGGTCCTCTCGCGTATGAACCTATCGACGACCATGATGCCGGGGCTCACCCACGAGAGAAACCGACTTCTTAGTGCTGGATTCCTCAAAGGAAGTACACATAGCGGCGGCGTAAACGCCTGGTGGGCGGTGCGGGTCTGCCCCAGATCCAGGGTCGGGCGCGGGCGTTGAGCTGGGCTGTGGCCACTTCGGTGGCGTGGGTGATGTGGTCGCGGTCGCCGAAGGAGCGTCCGGCCAGGGCGGTCTTGCGGAAGATGCGCCACCAGCCTTCTTGGAGGTTGAGCCAGCAGGCGCCGACTGGGATGAACACATGCTGGATGCGGGGATGTTCCTCGAGCCAGGTTCGGGTGGACACGCTGTTGTGGGAGGACAGATTGTCGGTGATCACGTAGATGTCCCCGACGGGGTTGGCGTCCTCGACCAGCTGAAGGAACTGCTGGTAGAAGGCACTGTTACGGGAGGTGGCCGTCAGCGTGAGCTCCTGGCCGTCCCGGACGCGTAAGGCGCCGTAGACCCAGGTCTTCTCCGGTCCGCGGGAGTAGTCGAGCTCGTTTTTGATGCGGTGTCCGTCCGGTGACCAGCCCGGTGCCGGCGGGAAGGTGCGTGGGATCACCGGGCCGAGTTCGTCGGCGCAGACCACCGTCGCGCCGTCGGGCGGGCTGGTGTACAGCTCGACGATCCGCGTCCTTTTCCCTCGAAGTCCACATCTCCCGAGCGCGTCCACGAGCGCGTGCGCCGCCAGCGCACCCCCTCGGCCAGCAGGATCCGGCGTACCTGGGAGCGGCTGACCTCGATGCCCAGGTCCCGGGCCGCGGCAGCCAGTGTGTCCAAAGTCCACTCCGAGGGCCCCAACTCGTCCGCGGCCCACATCTCGTTCGACGGCTGCACCTCCAGCCGACCCGGCGGCGTCAGCCTGACCAGGCCGACGATCCTCGAGCGCTCGGCCTCGGTGATCCTTCGCCTGCGGCCCTGCCCGCCCAGATCCTCCAGTCCCTCCAGCCCCAAGCGGTTGAAGCGGTGCAGCCAGCGGCGCACCGTCTTCTGACCGCACCGCAGCTCGTCGGCTATCTGCGGGACCAGCCAGCCGCCCCAGCTCAGCTCCACCATCCGGCAGCGCTCCACCACAACCTTGGGCGCCTTTCTGGCCGACGCCAGGCGGTGGACCACCGCTTGCTCACCCTCGTCACGGCCCGGCCGTGCCCTCAGCACCACTACCCAGCACCCGCCCCCGAACACCCGCAACTGCCCCGCTACCCGCAGCTATACCCACCGAAAGAGGAATCCAGCATTAGTACTGCAACGGCGTTTGGCGTGACTGTTGGCCAGGTTGGTCGTTGGTGTGGTTATGGGTGGGGACCTTGCTGGTGCCAGGCAGTGGGCGGGCGAACTGGATCGGTTGCACGAACGGTTTGAGCACCGGTTCGCCCGCAGTGAGCCGAGGGAGTCGGCTCTGGCGTATATGCAGGGACTGATCGCTCCGCTCGAGCGGAAGAACGGCTGGACACTGGCTGAACAGGCAGGTCACGCTGCCCCGGACCGCATCCACCGGCTGCTGAACCGGACCGACTGGGACGCAGACGAAGTCCTCGGCGACGTGCGCGACTACGTTGTCGAACACCTCGGAGACCGCGAGGCCGTCCTGATCGTCGATGACACCGGTTTCCTCAAGAAGGGCATCCGCTCGGCCGGCGTGCAACGGCAGTACTCCGGCACCGCCGGACGCACCGAGAACAGCCAGATCGGTGTGTTCCTCGCCTACGCCACCGGCCGCGGACGCGCCCTGATCGACCGCCGCCTGTATCTGCCCACCTCGTGGACGGACGACCGGGAACGCTGCCGGCGGGCCGGTATCGACGACAGCGTCACCTTCGAGACAAAGGTGGCCATGGCCAAGGCGATGGTCCGCAAAGCCATCGCCGACCGCATCCCGTTTCGGTGGGTGACCGCGGATGCCGCCTACGGCTTCAGCAAGGGCTGGCGCTTCGAGCTGGAACAAGCCGATGTCTTCCACGTCATGGCCACCACCCGGCACGACACCGTCGTCACCCGCTGGTCCATCGATCATCCTGTCCACGACCTGTTCCCCGGCCTGCCACGGCAGAAGTGGAAACGCCGCTCCTGCGGCGCCGGGGCCCACGGCCCGCGCGTGTTCGACTGGGCCCGCGTCGAGGTGCGGCCCTGGCACCGGGAAGACCGCCGGCACTGGGTCATCGCCCGCCGCAGCGTCCGCCGTCCCGAGGAGATCTCCTACTACATCGCCTACTGCCCCGCCGACACCACCCTGGACGAACTGATCCAGATCGCGGGCAGCCGGTGGGCCGTGGAGGAATGCTTCCAGACCGCGAAGCAGGAGTGCGGCCTGGACGACTACCAGGTCCGCCGCTACCCCGGCTGGCACCGCCACATGACCCTCGCCATGGCCGCCCACGCCTGCCTTACCGTCCTGCGCGCCCGCGAACTCGACGCCGACAAAGCAGAAACGGATCCTCCCACCTCATCCACTACAGCGTCGCTGAGATCAGACGCCTGATCCACAGGCTCACCCACCGCTGGCCCACCCCCGTTGACCACATCCTGCACTGGTCAACATGGCGCCGCAGACGGCAGCATCAAGCACGCGTCAGTCACTACAAACGACGCGGACACAGCCCCTGAAACTGCCCAGCAATCAGCACAAACACCGTTGCAGTACTAAGCAGGTCCACGTCTTCCTCGCGCAGGACAGCGGCCAGCCGCTCGGCCGCCTCCTCCGTGTCTGCCCGCACAAAGCGTGCCCGATCCGGCGGATCCGGATAGAGCACGGCACCATGGCCGCTGCTCGCATACCCCAGGTGCACGACGCGTGTCACGCCCAGCACGGCCGCGCTCGCCTGCAGTTCACTCAGGCGCAGCGCTCCGCCCTCCGGCGCGGCATCCATGAGGCCATCCGTGGCGACCACGATCACCACGCGGTGTCCCTCGGCAGCGACCTGCGCGAGCGTGCCACCTGTTAGGAACACCTCGTCGTCCGGGTGGGCGTGAAAGGCCAAGACGGTTGCCATGGGCCCATCCTGGACCACGGCACTCATCGCTGTCTCCTGCCCCACCTCGCACATGATCCGCCGGCCATGCCCCAGCGGAGGCGGAGTGATACGAAACGTGACCACCCCAGCAGCCCGCTCCACCGACTCCAC
This portion of the Streptomyces mirabilis genome encodes:
- a CDS encoding DUF4279 domain-containing protein, with protein sequence MPDTKWSAGSIRITSRTVRADEISARLGIAPDELFEQGSLMSPRNPRSARRESSVWIRWSGLGNDSGLEEHVAALVRLVRDCREELTRLSVECELELFLGCGSENGQGGCVLPAHLLAEVGGLGLDVVLDLYPPTPDAGALRG
- a CDS encoding IS630 family transposase (programmed frameshift): MRYAQGGGLTDAERVRRELLRLQAVDRFEDGHKNGDIAAALRVSERSVERWRRAWREQGEAGVLSKGSPGRPRLSDTQIARLERELERGPLAHGWADQRWTLARIKTLIGRLFHVSYTVEGTWQLLRRHGWSWQQPARRAIERDDEAVENVEDGDLAAGKSIAAERGAWVVFEDEAGQSMTPPRARTWGRIGQTPVVRVRGRGSGRVSMAGMTCYKPGQRSRLIYAFREYRGRKDEPKGFGWRDFRDLITRARTQLGGPIVLVWDNVRLHLTAGIRKFIDANAEWLTVFQLPTYAPDLNPQEGIWSLVKRDIGNLAAADLGQITRAVKRRLKKIQYHPDLVDGCLTGIGLTFD
- a CDS encoding YrhB domain-containing protein; translation: MIEREAAVQFVEEQLERDYQSWRATGVDAMRMAVVHVGQHELVWIISWQSEEFVRTRNSEFMLAGNGPYLVDRIDGGLHQIGVVSAVTGEWEADYRARIRGLPVRTAVDDLHDALRGVAATRGRMHAVRILRQRLPMLSPAEAIEYVSALLDGDAPARLVAVATKELVEPLNPVLAVKTILSGAVIRTSQRPDG
- a CDS encoding DUF3885 domain-containing protein, whose protein sequence is MTELWQQRWPSCPPVGYKLRDPYRGVWVRFHSLPESKRYAEDESEYAVVLERYNTVLDELFAAADVYVITPLWTTEAEVPSVQPAAGYWQSLLVEDDPDSGFRTYCHLFAARRPWRRGCIDELLRDIADDKVAGVLVTDTRMQRIHHPYDGGADVFLTTSEERDQVRDRHADWLSIHPSGL
- a CDS encoding transposase yields the protein MVCADELGPVIPRTFPPAPGWSPDGHRIKNELDYSRGPEKTWVYGALRVRDGQELTLTATSRNSAFYQQFLQLVEDANPVGDIYVITDNLSSHNSVSTRTWLEEHPRIQHVFIPVGACWLNLQEGWWRIFRKTALAGRSFGDRDHITHATEVATAQLNARARPWIWGRPAPPTRRLRRRYVYFL
- a CDS encoding helix-turn-helix domain-containing protein, producing the protein MFGGGCWVVVLRARPGRDEGEQAVVHRLASARKAPKVVVERCRMVELSWGGWLVPQIADELRCGQKTVRRWLHRFNRLGLEGLEDLGGQGRRRRITEAERSRIVGLVRLTPPGRLEVQPSNEMWAADELGPSEWTLDTLAAAARDLGIEVSRSQVRRILLAEGVRWRRTRSWTRSGDVDFEGKGRGSSSCTPARPTARRWSAPTNSAR
- a CDS encoding IS701 family transposase encodes the protein MGGDLAGARQWAGELDRLHERFEHRFARSEPRESALAYMQGLIAPLERKNGWTLAEQAGHAAPDRIHRLLNRTDWDADEVLGDVRDYVVEHLGDREAVLIVDDTGFLKKGIRSAGVQRQYSGTAGRTENSQIGVFLAYATGRGRALIDRRLYLPTSWTDDRERCRRAGIDDSVTFETKVAMAKAMVRKAIADRIPFRWVTADAAYGFSKGWRFELEQADVFHVMATTRHDTVVTRWSIDHPVHDLFPGLPRQKWKRRSCGAGAHGPRVFDWARVEVRPWHREDRRHWVIARRSVRRPEEISYYIAYCPADTTLDELIQIAGSRWAVEECFQTAKQECGLDDYQVRRYPGWHRHMTLAMAAHACLTVLRARELDADKAETDPPTSSTTASLRSDA
- a CDS encoding PIG-L family deacetylase — its product is MATVLAFHAHPDDEVFLTGGTLAQVAAEGHRVVIVVATDGLMDAAPEGGALRLSELQASAAVLGVTRVVHLGYASSGHGAVLYPDPPDRARFVRADTEEAAERLAAVLREEDVDLLSTATVFVLIAGQFQGLCPRRL